A genomic window from Streptomyces sp. NBC_01429 includes:
- a CDS encoding ABC transporter permease, giving the protein MSRAETTGQAGAAGEPAASGTAETAGAAGAAGAVDSRPPRLWWTLGLLRSELGMTFRRMRTLALLGVLAAVPVLIGIAVKVETGGGGGVSDGGAAHGPAFLTQITNNGLFLVFAALAATLPVFLPMAVGVVAGDAIAGEAHGGTLRYLLVAPAGRTRLLLVKYAATMAFCLVATVVVAVSALVVGALLFPLGEVTTISGTRISFGDGLIRALLIALVVAASLTGLAALGLFVSTLTNSGIAAMAATVGLLITVQILDTIPQLHGIQPYLFSHYWLSFADLLRAPFYWDDIVKNLEIQALYAAVFGSAAWARFTTRDITA; this is encoded by the coding sequence ATGTCGCGGGCTGAGACGACCGGGCAGGCAGGGGCGGCCGGGGAGCCCGCGGCATCCGGGACGGCTGAGACGGCCGGTGCGGCCGGGGCGGCCGGTGCCGTGGACAGCCGCCCGCCGCGGCTGTGGTGGACGCTCGGGCTGCTCCGCTCCGAGCTGGGCATGACCTTCCGGCGCATGCGGACCCTGGCCCTGCTGGGGGTGCTCGCCGCCGTCCCCGTCCTCATCGGTATCGCCGTGAAGGTCGAGACGGGCGGGGGCGGCGGGGTGAGCGACGGGGGCGCGGCGCACGGGCCCGCCTTCCTCACCCAGATCACCAACAACGGGCTGTTCCTGGTCTTCGCCGCGCTCGCCGCGACGCTGCCCGTCTTCCTCCCGATGGCCGTGGGCGTGGTCGCGGGCGACGCGATCGCCGGGGAGGCCCACGGCGGCACCCTGCGCTATCTGCTGGTGGCCCCGGCGGGCCGGACCCGGCTGCTGCTCGTCAAGTACGCCGCCACGATGGCCTTCTGCCTGGTCGCGACGGTGGTCGTGGCGGTCTCCGCGCTCGTCGTCGGCGCGCTGCTGTTCCCGCTCGGCGAGGTCACCACGATCTCGGGCACCCGGATCTCGTTCGGGGACGGGCTGATACGCGCGCTGCTGATCGCGCTGGTCGTCGCCGCCTCGCTGACCGGCCTCGCCGCGCTCGGCCTGTTCGTCTCCACGCTGACCAACAGCGGTATCGCGGCCATGGCGGCCACGGTCGGGCTGCTGATCACGGTGCAGATCCTGGACACGATCCCGCAGCTGCACGGCATACAGCCGTATCTCTTCTCGCACTACTGGCTGTCGTTCGCGGATCTGCTGCGCGCGCCGTTCTACTGGGACGACATCGTCAAGAACCTGGAGATCCAGGCGCTGTACGCGGCGGTGTTCGGCTCGGCGGCCTGGGCGCGGTTCACGACGCGGGACATCACGGCCTGA